Proteins encoded together in one Drosophila albomicans strain 15112-1751.03 chromosome 2R, ASM965048v2, whole genome shotgun sequence window:
- the LOC117573466 gene encoding wolframin: MATWTQNAPTGVSKRRRWNLEDRASLNKLKEHIAEEGCPQVQYDLGKKLLENAIEPNVANESQKAIHWLISAAQQGHEEAVQLLRKCYNDGSGITADNADEVRRCLAMTPGERAARKAARELFACLSNGNEHITPKQLERKMRRIYNLQRKRRRRGAANEDASSSNTEDDVSDWEREPLEDAATIGRDTNVKRRRFITEAQLVSAAANYSAGRMPSVNETLTLSVPHPQSLDHVPCFYRMIFHPLVFFTLLYHRLINLIIALPAMLPLSVRCSLLVLIAWWSTLADTERQLLPLISYYLSLGVMLWSTCRMLKTKQQFVDFRIWSGLFLSYGDHNIEAEISEQRFLRNNMKPYLYYFGAFICNLIVYPLVTDAWLPHSELTIISGAFTFITLGVFMFAASPVLPDWLVIVSFAVNVLAKYPYEMDEVVSTHWRFLDLRVPTFSSFVIGNGIEFCLNCRTALYLLIPLLLVLLAKRSSWHGVYTYLIPHCVTLSWLQVCIVTSQSATVFGAMRAALGLAGVVLFLPLFGIVALLVPVFVAIDSLGLASEHLRWGSTAIACSLVVLLSCVLALNRATQKYITMLQLLVGLTTACMLVFPYMTSSFKDTPRYNAVPTVLSTSSAGRHSVPVALQWERFYELCAQPVQEQPNKIKAQLRCSHLNGMFVAWEGKVSQVQIARVANVLEDVVANYLPNWLGKLLRCVHGENIAKHFQCDPKQDDQCVEWQRVIKDLSAQTGHCTLQRWNRYEYELLVQVAASGSILGRSTTTGVVLRAHHDFGNFTQLLQRGDRVMFYGTLHNSRLLPNNVREHYVLGSSAPPQVELKTIECLDCHNAALSSASIQKAVHSSPVDARMQDLMRGIKYLLNALLSPLITFK, translated from the exons ATGGCCACCTGGACCCAAAATGCGCCCACAGGTGTCAGCAAAAGGAGGCGTTGGAATCTCGAAG ATCGTGCGTCGCTCAACAAACTCAAAGAACATATTGCAGAGGAAGGATGTCCTCAGGTGCAGTACGACTTGGGCAAAAAGCTGCTAGAGAATGCAATTG AACCCAACGTGGCCAACGAGAGTCAAAAGGCGATTCATTGGCTTAtcagcgcagcgcagcaagGACACGAGGAAGCCGTGCAACTGCTCCGGAAATGCTACAACGACGGCAGCGGCATTACAGCCGACAATGCGGACGAAGTGCGTCGCTGTCTGGCCATGACACCGGGCGAACGTGCCGCACGCAAAGCAGCCCGAGAACTCTTTGCCTGCCTCTCGAATGGCAACGAACACATCACACCCAAGCAACTGGAGCGCAAGATGCGTCGAATTTACAACTTGCAACGCAAACGACGCCGCCGTGGCGCTGCCAACGAAGATGCCTCGTCTTCCAACACCGAGGATGACGTCAGCGATTGGGAACGTGAACCGCTGGAAGATGCAGCCACCATTGGACGGGACACGAATGTGAAGCGACGCCGCTTCATCACCGAGGCACAACTGGTCTCAGCAGCCGCCAATTACAGCGCTGGTCGCATGCCCAGTGTGAATGAGACGCTGACGCTATCGGTGCCCCATCCACAGAGCTTGGATCATGTGCCCTGCTTTTATCGCATGATCTTCCATCCGCTCGTCTTCTTTACGCTGCTTTATCATCGCCTCATCAACCTTATCATAGCACTGCCCGCCATGCTGCCGCTGAGTGTGCGTTGCAGCCTCTTGGTGCTGATTGCCTGGTGGAGCACGCTGGCGGACACGGAGCGACAATTGCTACCGCTGATCAGCTACTATTTAAGTCTGGGCGTGATGCTGTGGTCCACTTGTCGCATGCTGAAGACCAAGCAGCAGTTTGTGGACTTTCGCATCTGGTCGGGACTGTTTCTCAGCTACGGGGATCACAACATTGAGGCAGAGATCTCGGAGCAGCGTTTCTTGCGCAACAACATGAAGCCATATCTGTATTATTTCGGCGCTTTCATCTGCAATCTGATTGTCTATCCGCTGGTGACCGACGCATGGCTGCCGCACTCGGAGCTGACCATCATCTCGGGTGCTTTTACCTTCATCACTCTGGGCGTCTTTATGTTTGCCGCATCTCCAGTGCTGCCCGATTGGCTGGTCATTGTCTCATTTGCCGTCAATGTGCTGGCCAAGTATCCCTATGAAATGGATGAAGTCGTGTCCACACACTGGCGTTTCTTGGACCTCCGAGTGCCCACCTTCTCCTCGTTTGTCATTGGCAATGGCATCGAGTTCTGTCTGAATTGTCGCACCGCTCTCTATCTGTTGATACCGCTGCTCCTAGTGCTGCTGGCGAAGCGCTCCAGCTGGCATGGCGTCTACACCTATTTGATACCACACTGCGTCACGCTGAGCTGGCTCCAGGTCTGCATTGTCACCTCACAGAGTGCCACAGTGTTCGGTGCAATGCGCGCTGCTTTGGGACTGGCTGGCGTTGTGCTCTTCCTACCGCTGTTTGGCATTGTGGCGCTGCTGGTGCCCGTCTTTGTGGCCATCGATAGCTTGGGCTTGGCCAGCGAACATCTGCGATGGGGATCAACTGCCATTGCCTGCTCCTTGGTGGTGCTGCTCTCCTGTGTATTGGCTCTTAATCGTGCCACACAAAAGTACATAACAATGTTGCAG CTTCTTGTTGGCCTCACCACCGCCTGTATGCTGGTCTTTCCCTATATGACGTCCAGCTTCAAGGATACCCCACGTTACAACGCCGTACCCACCGTCTTGTCCACCTCGAGTGCTGGTCGCCACTCCGTGCCAGTTGCCCTGCAATGGGAGCGCTTCTACGAGCTGTGTGCACAGCCTGTGCAGGAGCAGCCCAACAAGATCAAAGCACAGCTGCGTTGCTCGCATTTAAATGGCATGTTTGTAGCCTGGGAAGGCAAAGTGTCGCAGGTGCAGATTGCTCGAGTGGCCAATGTACTGGAGGATGTAGTGGCCAACTATCTGCCCAATTGGCTAGGCAAACTGTTGCGCTGCGTGCATGGCGAGAACATTGCCAAGCACTTTCAGTGTGATCCCAAGCAGGATGATCAGTGCGTGGAATGGCAGCGTGTCATCAAGGATCTGAGTGCCCAGACGGGACATTGCACGCTGCAGCGTTGGAATCGCTATGAATACGAACTGCTGGTGCAGGTGGCGGCCAGTGGCAGCATCTTGGGACGGTCCACGACCACCGGAGTTGTGCTTCGTGCCCATCATGATTTTGGCAACTTCACACAGCTGTTGCAACGCGGCGATCGCGTCATGTTCTATGGCACTTTGCACAATTCGCGTCTTCTGCCCAACAATGTGCGGGAGCATTATGTGCTTGGGTCTAGTGCTCCTCCTCAGGTGGAGCTGAAGACCATCGAGTGTCTGGATTGCCATAATGCCGCATTGAGCTCGGCGAGCATTCAAAAGGCGGTGCATTCGTCACCAGTGGATGCAAGGATGCAGGATCTGATGCGTGGCATCAAGTATTTGCTGAATGCTCTGCTGAGTCCCTTGATCACATTCAAATAG
- the LOC117573468 gene encoding uncharacterized protein LOC117573468, whose translation MCLTNVRDWLVLLTMEFYLDRFKESGYNSIGMCKQIMYSDLIMLGIENLAHRQLLLDGVQLLQNSKEFPICSEPCQQHINTPDPLTIDIDCHLEESMETMIKEHYAALLSPPIVPKQKKKRAKETKGNYASPLTPTAIAMKKLCLDDNDNFTFEEAICINIEPDFNLLSTAQRPGGLKTDK comes from the coding sequence ATGTGCTTAACAAATGTACGCGACTGGTTGGTACTCCTGACTATGGAGTTCTATTTGGATAGATTCAAAGAGAGCGGCTATAATTCCATTGGAATGTGCAAACAAATAATGTACAGTGATTTGATCATGTTGGGTATTGAAAACTTGGCCCATCGACAACTGCTCTTAGATGGCGTACAACTGCTGCAAAACTCCAAAGAATTTCCAATTTGCTCAGAGCCATGCCAGCAACATATCAACACACCGGATCCACTAACCATAGACATTGACTGTCATTTGGAGGAGTCGATGGAAACAATGATCAAGGAACACTACGCTGCCCTGCTGTCGCCACCCATTGTCCCCAAGCAGAAAAAGAAACGAGCTAAGGAGACCAAAGGAAACTATGCTTCTCCGCTGACACCAACTGCTATTGCCATGAAGAAACTGTGCCTCGATGATAATGATAACTTCACGTTCGAAGAGGCAATTTGTATAAACATAGAACCCGACTTTAATTTGCTTTCTACGGCGCAGAGACCCGGTGGTTTGAAAACcgacaaataa
- the LOC117573467 gene encoding glutamate--cysteine ligase regulatory subunit, producing the protein MIPTVTKNYQNVVISTGNIINNELGQRKSNEELYDGLKITLHSDPNAERVVVEIDKLHGRVLCATQELNNKLTENGRNEISIGAKIFLNRQSTECVQEAVDALLNILNVTHVDNVVLAYHPNVVNATQATTTQVKSPCSEGNASTTPSEGWSQRNGEKGIAELKVLYKQLEQYAQQQKIKQLGIADLDAKALQELHSQAEVPPSIAQVNLAACCVVPADLQEFCKEHELVLNTHSDPELLLPEEQFDGLAPGYTIDWSLRYQVHVRCRGVLTAKGYIVGASKPSQANN; encoded by the coding sequence ATGATACCAACAGTAACGAAAAACTACCAGAACGTGGTAATCAGCACtggcaacatcatcaacaacgaACTGGGCCAACGCAAATCCAACGAGGAGCTCTACGATGGCCTCAAAATCACACTGCACAGCGATCCCAATGCCGAGCGCGTGGTGGTCGAAATCGACAAGTTGCATGGCCGCGTGCTCTGCGCCACCCAAGAGCTGAACAACAAATTGACGGAGAACGGCCGCAATGAGATAAGCATTGGTGCAAAGATATTCCTCAACAGGCAGTCGACAGAATGCGTTCAGGAGGCCGTCGATGCGCTACTCAACATACTTAATGTGACGCATGTGGACAACGTGGTGCTCGCTTACCATCCCAATGTTGTCAACGCAACGCAAGCGACCACAACACAAGTCAAATCGCCCTGCTCTGAGGGAAATGCCAGCACCACACCAAGCGAGGGCTGGAGTCAACGCAATGGAGAGAAGGGCATCGCCGAACTGAAGGTGCTCTACAAGCAACTGGAGCAGTatgcacaacaacagaagATCAAGCAGTTGGGTATCGCGGATCTGGATGCCAAGGCGCTGCAGGAGTTGCATTCGCAAGCCGAGGTGCCTCCAAGCATTGCCCAGGTGAATCTGGCGGCCTGCTGTGTGGTGCCCGCGGATCTTCAGGAATTCTGCAAGGAGCACGAGCTAGTGCTCAACACCCACAGTGATcccgagctgctgctgcccgagGAACAGTTCGATGGCCTGGCGCCCGGCTACACAATCGATTGGTCACTTCGTTATCAGGTTCATGTTCGTTGTCGTGGCGTTCTCACTGCCAAGGGTTACATTGTTGGTGCCTCGAAGCCAAGTCAGGCCAATAATTGA